A single genomic interval of Acidobacteriota bacterium harbors:
- the dnaK gene encoding molecular chaperone DnaK, with amino-acid sequence MGKAIGIDLGTTNSCVAVLEGKDAVVIPNQEGSRTTPSVVAFARDGERLTGAAAKRQAVTNPENTVFSVKRFMGRRHEEVSSEEKIVPYKVSADAEGNVQIEVAGKKLKPPEVSAMILQHLKSAAENYLGEEVKQAVVTVPAYFNDSQRQATKDAGRIAGLEVLRIINEPTAASLAYGLQKKGNEKIAVYDLGGGTFDISILEIGDGVFEVRSTNGDTHLGGDDFDHVVIDWMAEEFLKSQGIDLRKDRMALQRLKEAAEKAKIELSSTMQTNINLPFITADQSGPKHLDLTLTRAKFEQLVDHLVQRTVEPCRAALADAKLSMGDIDEVVLVGGMTRMPKVVETVKQLFGRDPHKGVNPDEVVAIGAAIQAGVLTGEMRDIVLLDVTPLSLGIETLGGIMTRLIERNTTIPTKKSQIFSTATDSQPAVSIHVLQGERRMAVDNRTLGKFDLVGIPPAPRGVPQIEVTFDIDANGIVHVSAKDLATGKEQSIKIEVSSGLSEEEIKRMVDDSEKFADEDKKKTDLIQARNEADQLIYSTEKTLKEQGEKISEGEKKSIKEAVEELRKTMSGESVEAINAAKEKLTQVSHKLAEEMYRQAQQAAGAQAGAGQGPAAGGAEAGPDAAAESSTGEKKDGAVDADFEVVDDDKNQT; translated from the coding sequence ATGGGGAAAGCAATCGGCATTGACCTGGGCACCACCAACTCATGCGTGGCTGTACTGGAGGGGAAGGACGCGGTCGTCATTCCCAACCAGGAGGGTTCGCGCACGACGCCGTCGGTGGTGGCTTTTGCCAGGGACGGTGAGCGTCTCACGGGCGCTGCGGCTAAACGCCAGGCGGTTACAAACCCGGAGAATACGGTTTTCTCCGTCAAGCGATTCATGGGACGGCGGCACGAGGAGGTGTCCTCGGAGGAGAAAATCGTCCCGTACAAGGTAAGCGCCGACGCCGAGGGGAACGTCCAGATCGAGGTTGCCGGCAAGAAGCTGAAGCCGCCGGAGGTGTCGGCGATGATTCTCCAGCACCTCAAGAGCGCCGCCGAGAACTACCTCGGCGAGGAAGTCAAGCAGGCGGTGGTCACCGTCCCGGCGTACTTCAACGATTCGCAGCGACAGGCCACCAAAGACGCCGGTCGCATCGCAGGTCTCGAGGTGCTCCGTATCATCAACGAGCCGACTGCGGCTTCGCTCGCATACGGTCTGCAGAAGAAGGGCAACGAGAAGATCGCCGTCTACGACCTTGGGGGCGGCACCTTCGATATCTCCATCCTCGAGATCGGTGACGGTGTTTTCGAGGTCCGTTCCACCAACGGTGACACGCACCTGGGCGGTGACGACTTCGATCACGTGGTCATCGACTGGATGGCTGAAGAGTTTCTCAAGTCGCAGGGGATTGACCTGCGCAAGGATCGCATGGCCTTGCAGCGGCTCAAAGAGGCGGCCGAGAAGGCCAAGATCGAGCTTTCTTCGACGATGCAGACCAACATCAACCTGCCGTTCATCACGGCGGACCAGTCCGGTCCCAAGCATCTCGATTTGACGCTCACGCGGGCCAAGTTCGAGCAACTGGTTGATCATCTGGTTCAGCGCACGGTGGAGCCGTGCAGAGCAGCCCTGGCCGACGCCAAGCTGTCGATGGGCGACATTGACGAGGTCGTGCTCGTCGGCGGTATGACGCGTATGCCCAAAGTGGTTGAAACGGTCAAGCAACTGTTCGGCAGAGATCCCCATAAGGGCGTCAACCCGGACGAAGTGGTCGCCATCGGCGCCGCGATACAGGCGGGCGTACTGACCGGAGAGATGCGCGACATCGTGCTGCTCGACGTTACGCCGCTCTCGCTTGGCATTGAAACGCTGGGCGGCATCATGACCAGGCTTATCGAGCGGAACACGACCATTCCCACCAAGAAGTCGCAGATCTTTTCGACGGCGACCGATAGCCAGCCCGCGGTGTCGATCCACGTGCTGCAGGGAGAACGTCGCATGGCCGTGGATAACCGCACCCTGGGCAAGTTCGACCTGGTAGGTATTCCGCCGGCTCCCCGGGGCGTGCCGCAGATCGAAGTGACGTTCGATATCGACGCCAACGGTATTGTGCACGTCAGTGCCAAGGACCTTGCCACGGGCAAAGAGCAGTCGATAAAGATCGAGGTCTCCTCGGGCCTGTCGGAGGAGGAGATCAAGCGCATGGTCGATGACTCTGAGAAGTTCGCCGACGAGGACAAGAAGAAGACCGACCTTATCCAGGCTCGCAACGAGGCGGACCAGTTGATCTACAGCACCGAGAAGACTCTCAAGGAGCAGGGGGAGAAGATCTCCGAGGGTGAGAAGAAGAGCATTAAAGAGGCCGTCGAGGAGCTTCGCAAGACCATGAGCGGTGAATCGGTCGAGGCCATCAATGCCGCCAAAGAGAAGCTCACTCAGGTGTCCCACAAGCTTGCCGAAGAGATGTACAGGCAGGCTCAGCAGGCGGCCGGTGCGCAGGCCGGGGCCGGCCAGGGGCCGGCGGCCGGAGGAGCCGAGGCCGGTCCGGACGCTGCGGCCGAGAGTTCCACGGGAGAGAAAAAGGACGGCGCGGTGGATGCCGACTTCGAAGTCGTCGATGATGACAAGAACCAGACCTGA
- a CDS encoding prepilin peptidase codes for MEAILNYLIAGLLGLAVGSFLNVVIYRLPRRERIRTGRSACVHCRHPLKWYHNIPVVSYACLRGRCAFCGGRISPRYPAVELITAGLYLYLLWQFGLALESFIFAYIFSALVAIFFIDLEHQIIPDVITLPGIVLGVAVSLLPGGMSILSSLLGLVVGGGSLYLIALLGDWLFKKDSMGGGDIKLAAMLGAFLGWQKVLFVFVASAAIGLAVALVLMAFSRGLRRHRVIPFGPFLAVAAMLAAVWGDRIVGFYVDHFLGLP; via the coding sequence GTGGAAGCAATTCTCAACTATCTGATCGCGGGTCTTCTCGGGCTGGCCGTCGGCTCGTTTCTGAACGTTGTCATTTACCGGCTGCCCCGCAGGGAGCGAATCCGCACCGGCCGGTCTGCCTGTGTCCACTGCCGGCACCCGCTGAAGTGGTACCACAACATACCCGTTGTGAGTTACGCCTGTCTTCGGGGACGGTGCGCGTTCTGCGGCGGACGCATTTCTCCTCGGTACCCGGCCGTCGAACTGATCACCGCAGGCTTGTACCTGTACCTGCTGTGGCAATTCGGCCTTGCCCTGGAGTCCTTTATCTTCGCGTACATATTCTCTGCCCTGGTGGCGATATTCTTCATTGATCTGGAGCATCAAATCATTCCTGACGTCATCACGCTGCCGGGTATCGTTCTGGGCGTGGCGGTCTCTCTGCTGCCGGGCGGGATGAGCATCCTGTCGTCCCTGCTGGGCCTGGTCGTCGGCGGCGGTTCCCTGTACCTGATCGCTCTTCTCGGTGACTGGCTGTTCAAGAAGGATTCCATGGGCGGCGGCGACATCAAGCTGGCCGCGATGCTTGGCGCCTTCCTTGGCTGGCAAAAGGTCCTTTTCGTATTCGTGGCGTCGGCGGCCATAGGGCTGGCAGTCGCGCTGGTCTTGATGGCGTTCTCGCGCGGATTGCGGCGGCACCGCGTGATACCGTTCGGTCCTTTCCTGGCCGTTGCCGCCATGCTGGCGGCGGTGTGGGGCGACCGGATAGTAGGTTTCTACGTAGATCACTTCCTGGGCCTTCCATAG
- a CDS encoding nucleotide exchange factor GrpE, with product MSRKRHIKVEGPSDSGEADQRAAPGPAESPSSSDETVAKSPREGNGGEAEQAEAAVELSEEEKLRARVEELEDQLLRAMADLDNFRKRSARRIQDVAASANDRLIGELLEVVDNFERSFEHAEEAANAEAIRQGTRMVYAQMKDLLGKYEVRPIEALGRTFDPRYHEALMQVDSDEYDEGLVAMEVSRGYMIGDRVLRHAKVGVSRGAPTDRAGTRTEVEED from the coding sequence ATGTCCAGGAAAAGACACATAAAGGTAGAAGGACCATCCGATTCCGGCGAGGCCGATCAGCGTGCCGCTCCCGGCCCGGCGGAGTCTCCCAGCTCGTCAGACGAGACCGTGGCAAAGTCGCCTCGTGAGGGCAACGGCGGGGAAGCGGAGCAGGCCGAAGCGGCGGTGGAGTTGTCTGAAGAGGAGAAGCTGCGTGCCCGGGTTGAAGAGTTGGAGGATCAATTGCTTCGCGCCATGGCGGATCTCGACAATTTCAGAAAGCGTTCCGCGCGGCGGATCCAGGACGTGGCGGCATCGGCTAACGACCGCCTGATCGGTGAATTGCTCGAAGTAGTGGATAATTTCGAACGGTCCTTCGAGCACGCCGAGGAGGCTGCCAACGCTGAAGCGATACGTCAGGGTACCCGGATGGTTTACGCTCAGATGAAAGACCTGCTCGGCAAGTATGAGGTCCGGCCGATTGAGGCGCTGGGCAGAACCTTCGACCCGCGCTACCACGAGGCCCTCATGCAGGTGGACTCTGACGAGTATGATGAAGGGCTGGTCGCGATGGAGGTCAGCAGGGGGTACATGATCGGGGATCGCGTGCTCCGGCATGCCAAGGTCGGGGTCAGCCGAGGCGCCCCGACGGACCGAGCCGGAACGCGAACCGAGGTGGAGGAAGACTGA
- the dnaJ gene encoding molecular chaperone DnaJ, translated as MAKQDYYEVLGVDRSAGSDEIKSAYRKKAMQYHPDRNPGSKDAEDKFKEATEAYEVLKDPDKRRLFDQYGHAGLAQGAGFGGFGGFEHFDLGDALRAFMRDFGGGGSIFDEFFGMGMSGGSRRRVNRGEDLRVRITLTLEEIAGGVERKIKVKRQVRCDTCGGTGSAAGSSRKTCPQCRGSGQMRRLSRTFLGTVQQVSTCDMCRGDGEIIGDPCRTCSGAGRHQGSTMVNIKIPPGVSSGNYMTIENMGNAAPRNGEPGDLIAVFEEKEHPQFTRHGDHVVYELPVSFTTAALGGELTVPTLAGETTLKVPAGTQSGKVIKMRGRGIPRLHGTGRGDHLVQITVWVPTRLSAEDKRHLEKLAGSESFQPPSADRSFFQKLRETLGV; from the coding sequence ATGGCTAAACAGGATTACTACGAGGTCCTCGGCGTTGATCGGAGTGCCGGATCCGACGAGATCAAGTCGGCGTACCGGAAAAAGGCGATGCAGTACCATCCGGATCGCAACCCGGGCAGCAAGGACGCCGAAGATAAGTTCAAGGAGGCCACCGAGGCCTACGAGGTTCTCAAGGACCCGGACAAGCGTCGCCTGTTTGACCAGTACGGGCACGCCGGCCTGGCCCAGGGGGCGGGCTTCGGCGGTTTCGGCGGATTCGAGCACTTTGATCTCGGGGATGCCCTGCGGGCATTCATGCGTGACTTTGGCGGGGGCGGGTCGATCTTCGACGAGTTCTTCGGCATGGGTATGTCCGGGGGATCTCGTCGCCGCGTCAACCGCGGTGAGGACCTGCGGGTGCGGATCACCCTGACCCTCGAGGAGATCGCCGGTGGGGTTGAGCGCAAGATCAAAGTCAAGCGCCAGGTTCGCTGCGACACCTGCGGCGGCACCGGCTCGGCCGCCGGATCGTCAAGAAAAACATGTCCCCAGTGCCGGGGGTCCGGTCAGATGCGAAGGCTTTCACGGACCTTCCTCGGCACCGTCCAGCAGGTGAGCACGTGCGACATGTGCCGCGGCGACGGTGAGATCATCGGGGACCCGTGCAGGACCTGCAGCGGAGCCGGCCGGCACCAGGGCTCCACGATGGTCAATATCAAGATTCCGCCCGGTGTCTCCAGCGGCAACTACATGACCATCGAGAACATGGGCAACGCGGCGCCCCGCAACGGTGAGCCGGGCGATCTTATTGCCGTGTTCGAAGAAAAAGAACATCCCCAATTCACCCGCCACGGCGACCACGTCGTGTACGAGTTGCCCGTTTCGTTCACGACCGCCGCCCTCGGCGGTGAGTTGACCGTCCCTACGTTAGCCGGCGAGACAACGCTGAAAGTACCTGCGGGCACGCAATCCGGCAAGGTGATCAAGATGCGCGGCAGGGGCATTCCGCGCCTTCATGGCACCGGTCGGGGGGACCACCTGGTCCAGATTACGGTGTGGGTGCCGACCAGGCTCTCCGCCGAGGACAAGCGGCACCTGGAAAAACTGGCCGGTTCCGAATCGTTTCAGCCGCCGTCGGCCGACCGATCGTTCTTCCAGAAGTTGCGCGAGACGCTGGGAGTGTGA
- a CDS encoding 50S ribosomal protein L11 methyltransferase — translation MAALKPQGYIEVQVDVPSQVADAVCSFITDNLCPGLVLEEEEGSPSVGIIFYVPQAQKRTFRKPLTAYLSQLVGEAMPSVPPIREHTIEAADWEEEYRMSVKPVLVAPDVLVRPVWREPETAVAYDIVIEPKMAFGTGAHETTQSCLRAVREHFQPGMRFLDMGCGSGILSILADKMGASYIRAVDYDLTAVENCRENLAVNRVVTRHDVLFGSIDKCDRDEPYQFVCANIIKSTILSMLDRLLSLTAPGGFLVLSGLLEPDRDEVVEALRRRGQNGYSTEVADKWITYTIRKV, via the coding sequence ATGGCCGCGCTCAAGCCGCAAGGATACATCGAGGTGCAGGTTGACGTCCCGTCGCAGGTAGCCGACGCGGTTTGCAGTTTCATCACCGACAACCTCTGCCCCGGTCTGGTCCTTGAAGAAGAAGAAGGCAGCCCGTCCGTTGGCATAATCTTCTACGTGCCCCAGGCGCAGAAGCGAACTTTTCGGAAGCCGCTGACTGCCTACCTCTCGCAACTCGTGGGTGAGGCGATGCCGTCCGTGCCGCCGATTCGCGAGCATACGATTGAAGCCGCCGATTGGGAAGAAGAGTACAGGATGTCCGTCAAGCCCGTTCTCGTGGCTCCGGACGTCCTGGTGCGCCCGGTCTGGCGCGAACCTGAGACGGCGGTCGCGTACGATATCGTCATCGAGCCGAAAATGGCCTTTGGAACCGGCGCGCACGAGACGACGCAGAGCTGCCTGCGGGCAGTCCGCGAGCATTTCCAACCTGGTATGCGATTCCTGGACATGGGTTGCGGCTCCGGCATTCTCTCCATACTGGCCGACAAGATGGGAGCTTCGTACATCAGGGCCGTCGACTACGACCTGACGGCGGTGGAGAACTGCCGGGAGAACCTCGCGGTGAACCGCGTGGTGACTCGCCATGACGTTCTGTTCGGGTCCATTGACAAGTGCGACCGCGATGAACCGTATCAGTTCGTCTGCGCCAACATCATCAAAAGCACCATTCTCTCCATGCTGGACCGGCTGCTGAGCCTGACCGCCCCGGGCGGCTTTCTCGTGCTCTCCGGCTTGCTGGAACCCGACCGGGACGAGGTGGTCGAGGCGCTTCGGCGGCGCGGACAGAACGGCTACTCGACCGAAGTCGCCGACAAGTGGATCACGTATACGATTCGCAAGGTATAG
- a CDS encoding 16S rRNA (uracil(1498)-N(3))-methyltransferase — protein MQPPVFYAPPECRVEGMIHLPESEARHAAAVLRLVPASTVIVIDGLGTACRGELVEVSRRKATVRVHAEHRNFGEPGVRLTLAAGMSTGDKFDSVVQKGTELGVKRFVPILAEKSKVTVTDPGRARTRVRRLEKVALAAAKQCRRAYRPEIALPTDFLKFLGEQDEESLKLLFHTGSDAVPFQSVDLAADTRRVTLLVGPESGFSDDEARQARQAGFRQVALGARILRTETAGPVAVALVMQRLGEFS, from the coding sequence GTGCAGCCGCCCGTGTTTTATGCGCCGCCGGAGTGTCGGGTCGAGGGAATGATCCACCTGCCCGAAAGCGAGGCTCGCCACGCCGCCGCCGTGCTGCGGTTGGTGCCGGCATCGACCGTAATCGTCATCGACGGGCTCGGTACGGCCTGCCGTGGCGAACTCGTCGAGGTATCCCGTCGCAAAGCCACCGTGCGCGTGCACGCGGAACATCGTAACTTCGGGGAGCCGGGCGTTCGCCTGACGCTTGCTGCCGGGATGTCCACGGGCGACAAGTTCGATTCCGTAGTGCAGAAAGGGACGGAACTGGGCGTGAAGCGATTCGTCCCTATCCTGGCGGAGAAGTCGAAGGTGACAGTGACTGACCCGGGACGTGCCCGTACGCGCGTCAGGCGGCTGGAAAAGGTTGCCCTGGCGGCGGCCAAGCAGTGTCGCCGGGCATACCGGCCGGAAATCGCCCTGCCCACCGATTTCTTGAAGTTTCTCGGCGAGCAGGACGAAGAGAGCCTCAAGCTGCTGTTTCATACCGGTAGCGATGCCGTTCCTTTCCAGAGTGTCGACTTAGCGGCGGATACCCGCCGCGTGACCCTCCTGGTGGGGCCGGAATCGGGCTTTTCCGATGACGAGGCGCGGCAGGCCCGGCAGGCCGGTTTCCGGCAGGTGGCGCTCGGGGCCAGGATACTGCGCACCGAAACGGCCGGACCGGTGGCGGTAGCGCTTGTCATGCAGCGTCTGGGCGAGTTCAGTTAG